The Epinephelus lanceolatus isolate andai-2023 chromosome 11, ASM4190304v1, whole genome shotgun sequence genome window below encodes:
- the rab24 gene encoding ras-related protein Rab-24 isoform X2, producing the protein MSAMRVDAKVVMLGKESVGKTSLVERYVHHRFLVGPYQNTIGAAFVAKPIQVGEKVITLGIWDTAGSERYEAMSRIYYRGARAAIVCYDLTDSSSFQRARFWVKELQNCEEHCKIYLCGTKSDLIEGDRSLRQIDYHDAQDFADEIHAQHFETSSKTGNNVDELFQKVAEDYNSTAFQYMTEETGVDLGQKKDSYFYSCCHNN; encoded by the exons ATGAGTGCAATGCGTGTGGATGCTAAAGTGGTGATGCTGGGAAAGGAGAGTGTGGGGAAGACCAGCCTGGTGGAGAGATATGTCCACCATCGCTTCTTGGTCGGCCCGTACCAGAAC ACTATCGgtgctgcttttgttgccaaaccAATCCAGGTGGGAGAGAAGGTGATTACTCTGGGAATATGG gACACGGCTGGATCAGAGCGCTACGAAGCCATGAGCAGAATCTACTACAGAGGAGCACGCGCCGCCATCGTCTGCTACG ATCTGACCGACAGCAGCAGCTTCCAGCGAGCTCGGTTCTGGGTGAAGGAGCTGCAGAACTGCGAAGAA CACTGTAAGATCTACCTGTGTGGAACGAAGAGCGACCTGATTGAAGGAGATCGGAGCCTGCGCCAGATCGACTACCACGATGCTCAGGACTTTGCTGACG AGATTCATGCGCAGCATTTCGAGACCTccagtaaaacaggaaacaacgtGG ATGAGTTGTTCCAGAAAGTTGCCGAGGATTACAACAGCACTGCCTTCCAGTATATGACAG AGGAAACAGGCGTGGACCTGGGCCAGAAGAAGGACTCATATTTCTACTCCTGTTGCCATAACAACTGA
- the rab24 gene encoding ras-related protein Rab-24 isoform X1 — translation MSAMRVDAKVVMLGKESVGKTSLVERYVHHRFLVGPYQNTIGAAFVAKPIQVGEKVITLGIWDTAGSERYEAMSRIYYRGARAAIVCYDLTDSSSFQRARFWVKELQNCEEHCKIYLCGTKSDLIEGDRSLRQIDYHDAQDFADEIHAQHFETSSKTGNNVDELFQKVAEDYNSTAFQYMTAEETGVDLGQKKDSYFYSCCHNN, via the exons ATGAGTGCAATGCGTGTGGATGCTAAAGTGGTGATGCTGGGAAAGGAGAGTGTGGGGAAGACCAGCCTGGTGGAGAGATATGTCCACCATCGCTTCTTGGTCGGCCCGTACCAGAAC ACTATCGgtgctgcttttgttgccaaaccAATCCAGGTGGGAGAGAAGGTGATTACTCTGGGAATATGG gACACGGCTGGATCAGAGCGCTACGAAGCCATGAGCAGAATCTACTACAGAGGAGCACGCGCCGCCATCGTCTGCTACG ATCTGACCGACAGCAGCAGCTTCCAGCGAGCTCGGTTCTGGGTGAAGGAGCTGCAGAACTGCGAAGAA CACTGTAAGATCTACCTGTGTGGAACGAAGAGCGACCTGATTGAAGGAGATCGGAGCCTGCGCCAGATCGACTACCACGATGCTCAGGACTTTGCTGACG AGATTCATGCGCAGCATTTCGAGACCTccagtaaaacaggaaacaacgtGG ATGAGTTGTTCCAGAAAGTTGCCGAGGATTACAACAGCACTGCCTTCCAGTATATGACAG CAGAGGAAACAGGCGTGGACCTGGGCCAGAAGAAGGACTCATATTTCTACTCCTGTTGCCATAACAACTGA